A single window of Granulicella mallensis MP5ACTX8 DNA harbors:
- a CDS encoding universal stress protein encodes MTLDPHRKDFSLSRILLATDLTANSDAAIDYAKVLARTFHSLVLIVHIIDNVLPTEPATTMSPPEILRIRNTKRKNLLRVKTKLSGVGIQTRVILYEGHPVSSILVMLARHRKADLLVVTANHDSTKAELTAQALLEDVLPAYQCPLFVVGVRANEYGLPAGLASVLYVETGLDDVSVLASSYSQAFAEKAGAVLYTLQLGLEWPLSEGVGETESTTNREAALQNVVDVIEAHNADILICSLSQKKNLVQQEQLHLIKDLIMRIRFPVLILST; translated from the coding sequence ATGACCTTAGACCCTCACCGCAAGGATTTCAGCCTGTCCAGGATACTCCTGGCGACCGACCTTACGGCTAATTCAGATGCGGCGATAGATTACGCTAAAGTCCTGGCGCGGACGTTTCATTCTCTCGTTCTCATCGTTCACATCATCGATAATGTTCTTCCCACCGAGCCTGCGACGACAATGAGCCCGCCTGAGATTCTTCGAATACGAAATACGAAGAGGAAGAACTTGTTGCGAGTTAAGACAAAGCTATCCGGGGTTGGTATTCAAACGCGGGTGATCTTATACGAGGGACACCCGGTCAGCTCAATTCTCGTCATGTTGGCGCGACACCGCAAAGCAGACCTGCTCGTGGTTACTGCAAATCATGACTCGACGAAAGCCGAACTCACTGCACAGGCTCTGTTGGAAGATGTTCTGCCCGCATACCAATGTCCGCTCTTTGTAGTCGGCGTGCGGGCGAATGAATACGGACTTCCTGCTGGTCTCGCAAGTGTTCTGTACGTTGAAACCGGGCTGGACGATGTTAGCGTTTTAGCTTCATCGTATAGCCAGGCATTTGCGGAGAAGGCTGGGGCAGTTCTATACACTCTTCAACTTGGCCTGGAATGGCCTTTATCGGAAGGGGTGGGGGAGACAGAGTCGACGACGAATCGAGAGGCAGCTTTGCAGAACGTTGTAGATGTTATCGAGGCGCACAATGCAGACATTCTTATTTGCAGTCTGTCTCAGAAGAAGAATCTTGTGCAACAAGAGCAACTGCATCTCATAAAAGATCTGATCATGCGCATACGATTCCCGGTTCTGATCCTATCCACCTAG
- a CDS encoding exopolysaccharide biosynthesis polyprenyl glycosylphosphotransferase — protein sequence MKISGKALPPRAAGLLIFDFMALVVATPFLFMLASFMHPEGKSVASVVVSTLRVVAMGLACQAVFYYNELYNLQIVRQHVATLTGLLRAFALIFLILAVGSIAFPATAPMLSRVLLVAICLAALAFVARVLALPRERERLLILSPAEEAAELQQTVIDCPEWNLEIAQIAHPSNLDTVVPHGTEPTERFDRIIVAEGFRQDTALLERMLEWKLKGLPVESIQTFYERARGRIRMHDLTLDQCLFSTEYSHGIVTRRLKRMLDVCLGVILLLLFAPIIALVALLIVLQRDGPVIFRQDRIGLNGKVFQIYKFRTMRSPVGDHSPKWATEEVDRITPVGQFLRKYRFDELPQLVNILKGEMSLVGPRPEQPEFCRLLAEHIPFYAQRHAVLPGLTGWAQVRYQYGASIEESRRKTEFDLFYVKHLSFGIDCAILLETVKVVLVGRGAL from the coding sequence ATGAAAATATCCGGAAAAGCACTTCCACCTCGCGCCGCCGGTTTGCTGATCTTCGATTTTATGGCTCTGGTGGTAGCAACGCCCTTTTTATTTATGCTTGCAAGCTTTATGCATCCGGAGGGAAAGTCAGTCGCATCCGTTGTGGTTTCAACTTTACGTGTTGTTGCGATGGGACTGGCCTGCCAGGCTGTGTTCTATTACAACGAGCTTTATAATCTGCAGATCGTTCGCCAGCATGTGGCGACTCTCACAGGGTTACTCCGAGCCTTTGCTCTCATTTTTCTAATATTAGCCGTCGGATCGATTGCTTTCCCAGCTACGGCACCTATGCTTTCGCGTGTCCTGTTAGTGGCAATATGTCTGGCTGCTCTTGCGTTTGTGGCTCGCGTTTTGGCTTTACCTCGAGAACGCGAACGGCTACTCATCCTGTCACCCGCTGAAGAGGCAGCTGAACTCCAGCAGACGGTGATCGATTGCCCGGAATGGAATCTCGAGATCGCGCAGATTGCTCATCCGTCCAATCTGGACACAGTTGTTCCTCACGGGACGGAGCCAACCGAGAGATTCGACCGGATCATCGTCGCCGAAGGTTTTCGACAAGACACAGCTTTGTTAGAGCGCATGCTGGAGTGGAAGTTGAAGGGACTACCAGTCGAGAGCATTCAGACATTTTACGAACGTGCGCGCGGGCGCATCAGGATGCATGATCTTACTTTGGATCAGTGCCTCTTTTCGACCGAATATAGCCACGGGATCGTAACGCGCCGGTTGAAGCGAATGCTCGATGTATGTCTTGGGGTTATTCTCCTTCTGCTGTTTGCGCCAATCATCGCTCTTGTCGCTCTGTTGATCGTTCTGCAGCGTGACGGACCAGTGATCTTTCGCCAAGATCGTATTGGTCTCAATGGAAAAGTATTTCAGATTTATAAGTTCAGGACGATGCGATCTCCCGTCGGGGATCATTCACCGAAATGGGCAACGGAAGAGGTAGATCGCATTACTCCTGTTGGTCAATTTCTGCGAAAGTATCGCTTCGACGAGCTTCCGCAGCTAGTGAATATTTTGAAGGGCGAGATGAGCCTGGTTGGGCCAAGGCCGGAACAACCCGAGTTCTGCCGCCTGTTGGCAGAACACATTCCCTTCTATGCACAGAGGCATGCCGTACTCCCGGGCCTGACCGGCTGGGCGCAGGTTCGTTATCAGTACGGCGCGAGCATTGAAGAATCGCGCCGCAAGACAGAATTTGATCTGTTTTACGTGAAGCATCTCTCCTTCGGGATAGACTGCGCAATTCTTCTTGAGACAGTTAAGGTTGTTCTCGTAGGGCGTGGAGCTCTCTGA
- a CDS encoding DegT/DnrJ/EryC1/StrS family aminotransferase: MGKNPKGAVIPVLNLKGQYQALQDEIQLAIQKVLSTQSFILGENVAALEEEIAQYCGVAYGVGVASGTDALLLALKAAGVGPGDEVIVPAFSFVATADVVGLLGAVPVFVDIDPASYTIDVSQVKASITPNTRAVIPVHLYGQPANMAELLTICEEHGLTLIGDTAQALGADYHESPVCSFGDFGCISFFPSKNLGAYGDGGMIVVKQKEQADLLKKLRSHGSSVKYCSEIQGWNSRLDEIQAAILRVKLPYLDQWNLIRAEHAAMYNQILGDVDGLIIPKTMSDRTHVFHQYTVRVPNRDAVRAMMLESGIETAVHYPIPLHLQPMYRSLGYRRGDLPVAEKAAEEVLSLPVYPELEDSQIERISLALRAAVESQVEVLLPIEA, translated from the coding sequence ATGGGAAAAAATCCGAAGGGCGCTGTGATCCCGGTCCTCAATCTAAAAGGGCAATATCAGGCGTTGCAAGATGAGATTCAGCTGGCGATACAGAAGGTACTGTCTACCCAGAGCTTTATTTTGGGTGAGAATGTGGCAGCCCTGGAGGAAGAAATTGCTCAGTACTGCGGCGTTGCGTATGGAGTCGGCGTAGCTTCGGGAACCGACGCTCTTCTTCTCGCACTGAAAGCTGCAGGGGTAGGTCCAGGCGATGAGGTCATTGTGCCAGCGTTTAGCTTTGTCGCGACTGCCGATGTGGTAGGTCTATTGGGCGCCGTTCCAGTGTTTGTGGATATCGATCCAGCTTCGTACACAATCGATGTCTCCCAGGTAAAAGCGTCGATCACACCGAATACGCGAGCCGTGATTCCGGTCCATCTTTACGGCCAGCCTGCGAACATGGCGGAGCTGCTTACCATTTGCGAAGAGCACGGACTGACCTTGATTGGAGACACTGCTCAAGCACTAGGAGCTGATTATCACGAATCGCCCGTTTGCTCTTTCGGCGATTTCGGTTGCATCTCGTTTTTCCCCAGCAAGAACCTTGGCGCTTACGGCGATGGTGGAATGATCGTCGTGAAGCAGAAGGAACAGGCTGATCTGCTGAAGAAATTACGAAGCCATGGAAGTTCCGTGAAGTACTGTAGCGAAATCCAAGGCTGGAACAGCCGACTTGATGAAATTCAGGCTGCAATACTCCGCGTCAAGTTGCCCTATCTGGATCAGTGGAATTTGATTCGCGCTGAGCACGCAGCGATGTACAACCAAATACTCGGAGACGTTGACGGGCTAATCATCCCAAAGACGATGAGCGACCGCACCCACGTCTTCCATCAGTACACGGTACGCGTTCCGAATCGCGATGCTGTTCGCGCAATGATGCTGGAGTCCGGGATCGAGACGGCGGTTCACTATCCGATACCCCTGCACCTGCAGCCTATGTACAGATCGCTGGGGTATCGAAGGGGTGATTTGCCAGTAGCTGAAAAGGCAGCCGAGGAAGTATTGTCTCTCCCGGTCTATCCCGAACTTGAAGATAGTCAGATTGAGAGAATTAGCCTGGCTTTACGGGCAGCCGTCGAGTCACAAGTAGAGGTTTTGTTACCTATTGAGGCATGA
- a CDS encoding NAD-dependent epimerase/dehydratase family protein, which produces MARYFITGIAGFIGSSLARALLASGHEVRGVDNLSCSDSSNLSDILSDIDFCQMDINETDRLCDFMRGVDFVLHEAALASVPRSINDPMSSHTANATGTLSVLMAAQTAGVSRVVYAASSSAYGDQEAHPKHESMCPAPLSPYAVQKLAGENYVKSFWAVHGLEGVCLRYFNVFGPGQAADSPYSGVIARFITDMLAGEQSTIFGDGFQSRDFTYVANVVSANLLACQAPREAVAGEVFNVGTGRSQTLNTLYATLARILDFQAAPTYKKMRAGDVFQSQADISRARSALGYSPTHTFEQGLEETVSWYIQKTLKIVPKHFEQMAISR; this is translated from the coding sequence ATGGCTCGCTATTTCATTACTGGGATTGCAGGATTTATTGGATCGTCGCTCGCACGAGCACTTCTAGCTTCGGGTCACGAAGTGAGAGGAGTCGACAACCTTAGCTGTTCCGACAGCTCAAACTTGTCGGACATTCTGTCGGACATTGATTTTTGCCAGATGGACATCAACGAGACAGACCGTCTTTGTGATTTCATGCGTGGTGTTGATTTTGTGCTGCACGAAGCAGCTCTTGCATCAGTACCTCGATCGATCAATGATCCAATGAGTAGTCATACGGCTAACGCTACTGGCACTCTAAGCGTTCTAATGGCCGCGCAGACTGCCGGTGTCTCCCGTGTAGTCTATGCAGCGTCGTCTTCGGCATATGGCGATCAAGAGGCTCATCCAAAGCATGAATCCATGTGCCCGGCACCTCTGTCACCGTACGCCGTACAAAAACTAGCAGGCGAAAATTATGTCAAAAGCTTTTGGGCTGTACATGGCCTGGAAGGAGTATGCCTGCGCTATTTCAATGTTTTTGGACCAGGGCAGGCTGCGGACTCACCTTATTCGGGAGTCATCGCCAGATTCATCACAGATATGTTGGCCGGAGAGCAGTCAACCATCTTTGGCGACGGCTTCCAGAGTCGGGACTTCACTTATGTAGCGAACGTTGTATCTGCAAACCTGCTCGCGTGCCAAGCCCCTCGCGAAGCCGTCGCAGGAGAAGTCTTCAACGTAGGCACTGGCAGGAGCCAGACGTTGAATACGCTTTACGCTACGCTTGCACGGATCTTGGACTTTCAAGCCGCCCCGACCTACAAGAAGATGCGTGCCGGCGATGTCTTTCAGTCACAGGCAGATATCTCCAGAGCTCGATCCGCCCTCGGATACTCCCCCACTCATACCTTCGAACAGGGCCTGGAAGAGACCGTGTCGTGGTATATCCAAAAGACGCTAAAGATAGTACCAAAACACTTCGAACAGATGGCTATCAGTCGCTAA
- a CDS encoding NAD-dependent epimerase/dehydratase family protein — MRKLLITGAAGFLASHLVDLMLSRGYDVTGVDDLSHGNVQNLDGALRDSRFHFCQADVCDMSALRHCVDKVDTVIHLAAYKIPRYGTATKTLLVNSQGTMNALQLACEKSAKFVITSTSDVYGKNPNVPFSEDADSVLGSPTVGRWAYATSKRYDEHLVLAMAEDCGIYTTVLRIFGSYGPRQNLSWWGGPQSVFIDAILRDEVIPIHGDGQQTRSFTFVSDTVRGIAAAAESSNCNQEIINIGANEEVSILDLASRIYRMCGKSGSPAIKLIPYDEIANRKYEDVRRRIPDTRKAKELLNFEAKIPLEQGLLETIAWQRQWITPLVQAD; from the coding sequence ATGAGAAAACTACTAATTACTGGGGCAGCCGGTTTCCTGGCATCACACCTTGTTGACCTGATGTTGAGTCGTGGCTATGACGTAACGGGTGTCGACGATTTGTCGCACGGAAACGTGCAGAACCTTGACGGCGCTTTGCGGGATAGCCGGTTTCACTTTTGTCAGGCAGATGTCTGCGATATGAGCGCACTGCGACACTGCGTCGACAAAGTCGATACCGTTATCCATCTTGCGGCTTACAAGATTCCGCGCTATGGAACAGCTACGAAGACGCTTCTGGTCAATTCACAAGGGACGATGAACGCGCTGCAGCTAGCTTGCGAGAAGTCTGCAAAATTTGTCATCACCTCAACTTCTGATGTGTACGGCAAGAATCCAAATGTGCCGTTTTCTGAAGATGCGGATTCCGTTCTGGGTTCCCCCACCGTCGGCCGCTGGGCGTACGCTACTTCTAAGCGCTATGACGAACATCTAGTGCTGGCCATGGCAGAGGACTGCGGGATCTACACGACAGTTCTGCGCATCTTCGGATCTTATGGCCCTCGCCAGAACCTGAGCTGGTGGGGCGGTCCTCAGTCCGTCTTTATTGACGCCATTCTTCGCGATGAAGTTATCCCTATCCATGGCGATGGCCAGCAAACCAGGTCATTCACCTTTGTCAGCGACACCGTCCGTGGTATCGCTGCCGCTGCGGAATCGTCCAATTGCAATCAGGAGATCATCAATATCGGAGCAAACGAAGAAGTTAGCATTCTGGATCTTGCTAGTCGTATTTATCGGATGTGTGGCAAGTCGGGGTCACCCGCAATCAAACTGATTCCGTATGATGAGATCGCGAACCGCAAATACGAAGACGTTCGTCGCCGGATTCCGGACACGCGAAAGGCGAAGGAGCTTTTGAACTTCGAGGCGAAGATCCCTCTCGAACAGGGCCTGCTTGAGACGATTGCCTGGCAACGTCAGTGGATTACACCTCTGGTTCAGGCCGACTAG
- the wecB gene encoding non-hydrolyzing UDP-N-acetylglucosamine 2-epimerase encodes MAMMFHGIEAYKARNHCSIDHAILHTGQHYDPLMSDIFFEELGLAMPHPIIGTSSGTPGVQTAAMLASIEVELMRETPDLVLIYGDTNSTLAAALAASKLHIPLVHIEAGLRSFNREMQEEINRIVSDHVSDLLLAPTAASMEQLRVEGLSGRAALVGDLMLDAVAHYTSSDRTSAVLDKQGLVGKSYALVTMHRAENTDSFKRLTAILSSLAKFPIPIVLPLHPRLSRLLGVEGRRMLASHDHIHLVEPVGYLEMLVLEQRADVIVTDSGGMQKEAYFLGTPCVTLRDETEWTETLHDDWNVLAGSESETILRAVRHALERSSRAVEQPRNLAAFGGGQAAAHCIDEIMKFMEKKK; translated from the coding sequence ATGGCCATGATGTTTCATGGGATAGAGGCCTACAAAGCCCGCAATCACTGCAGCATCGATCACGCTATTTTGCACACGGGGCAGCACTACGATCCGCTGATGTCGGACATCTTCTTCGAAGAGCTGGGGTTGGCGATGCCGCATCCGATCATTGGTACATCCTCAGGAACTCCAGGTGTGCAGACTGCTGCAATGCTGGCCAGCATCGAAGTTGAGCTGATGAGAGAAACGCCCGATCTTGTTCTGATCTACGGCGACACAAACTCTACGCTTGCCGCTGCGCTTGCAGCCTCGAAACTTCATATCCCGCTTGTTCATATTGAAGCCGGTTTGAGAAGCTTCAACCGAGAGATGCAAGAGGAGATCAACCGCATCGTCAGTGATCATGTCTCTGATCTTCTTCTTGCTCCGACTGCAGCATCGATGGAGCAGCTGAGGGTCGAGGGATTGAGCGGCCGCGCGGCGTTGGTTGGTGACCTCATGCTGGACGCAGTTGCACACTACACAAGCTCGGATCGGACCAGTGCGGTGCTTGATAAACAGGGCCTCGTCGGCAAGAGCTACGCGTTGGTCACGATGCATCGTGCGGAGAACACCGATTCCTTCAAGCGTCTTACGGCAATTCTGTCCTCACTGGCGAAGTTCCCGATACCCATTGTGTTGCCTCTTCATCCGAGGCTCTCACGTTTGCTTGGAGTCGAAGGGCGAAGGATGCTGGCGAGTCACGATCACATCCACCTGGTCGAACCGGTCGGGTACCTTGAGATGCTGGTGCTCGAACAACGTGCGGACGTCATTGTCACCGATTCGGGCGGAATGCAGAAGGAAGCTTATTTCCTTGGTACCCCCTGCGTCACGCTTCGTGACGAGACTGAATGGACCGAAACGCTACACGACGATTGGAACGTCCTTGCCGGCAGCGAATCAGAGACGATTCTTAGGGCCGTCAGGCACGCACTGGAGCGCTCGTCAAGGGCTGTTGAACAGCCAAGGAACCTCGCTGCATTCGGCGGTGGACAAGCCGCGGCCCATTGCATCGACGAGATTATGAAGTTTATGGAGAAAAAGAAATGA
- a CDS encoding N-acetyltransferase — translation MTMTFRSEYPGVLFGRYVVIGEDVTIGPGTVLGNNVVVHDGSSIGCNVRIDDGVVIGKEPLRSRLSAMASDVDLEPASIGDEVLIGTHAVIYRGATVGNSVLIADLATVREQVTIGEMSIIGRGVAVENMVTIGRRCKIETGAYITAMSSIGDFCFVAPEVTFTNDNYVGRTEERFKHFKGVTMQVGSRIGANATVLPGMVIGEDALVAAGSIVTKDVPSRAIVMGSPARVIRQVPADQLLSAATPRSGGSQ, via the coding sequence ATGACGATGACTTTTCGTTCAGAGTATCCAGGGGTGCTCTTTGGTCGGTATGTCGTGATTGGTGAGGATGTCACCATCGGCCCTGGGACCGTATTGGGAAACAATGTTGTTGTCCATGATGGCTCGAGTATTGGCTGCAATGTCCGGATCGATGATGGCGTTGTTATCGGCAAGGAGCCATTGCGTTCAAGACTTAGTGCGATGGCTTCCGACGTCGACCTTGAGCCTGCTTCGATTGGAGATGAAGTTCTGATTGGTACCCACGCCGTGATTTATAGAGGAGCAACGGTAGGCAATAGCGTACTGATCGCAGACCTTGCTACGGTACGGGAGCAGGTTACGATCGGCGAAATGTCGATTATTGGGCGCGGTGTCGCGGTCGAGAATATGGTAACCATCGGGAGAAGGTGCAAGATTGAGACGGGTGCCTATATTACTGCGATGTCGTCGATCGGGGACTTTTGTTTTGTGGCGCCGGAAGTTACTTTCACAAATGATAATTATGTTGGCCGTACGGAGGAGCGCTTTAAACACTTCAAGGGAGTAACGATGCAAGTCGGCTCTCGCATTGGAGCAAATGCAACCGTTCTCCCTGGAATGGTGATCGGCGAGGATGCATTAGTTGCCGCTGGCTCCATCGTTACCAAAGACGTTCCGAGCCGTGCGATCGTGATGGGGTCGCCGGCTCGTGTAATTCGGCAGGTCCCAGCCGATCAACTGCTGAGTGCTGCTACTCCTCGGTCAGGTGGTTCTCAGTGA